A window of the Lactuca sativa cultivar Salinas chromosome 5, Lsat_Salinas_v11, whole genome shotgun sequence genome harbors these coding sequences:
- the LOC111880377 gene encoding CASP-like protein 1, translated as MYKSRICHTCIHPQYLLTKNKLCFAAFCIPETMVSNGSTIPQHAHAAISMEVPLKTSASPPEYIAPRLACDSKKHAVINLFSRVVILASAVGGIILLITSKQTKLITIAPGLAISKVAKFSHSDAHRYLLAALCTAALYSIITGLISVLALMKPGGISSRLKFQFVILDSLLLGIMAAATGASGGVSYIGYKGNSHSRWNKICNMYNSYCMHVGTSIFLSFISSITFLLLVWINVYALSKKIARR; from the exons ATGTATAAAAGTAGAATCTGCCATACATGCATCCACCCACAGTACTTGCTaacaaagaacaaactgtgctttGCTGCATTCTGCATCCCGGAAACGATGGTATCCAATGGCTCTACTATCCCTCAACATGCCCATGCCGCCATTAGTATGGAGGTACCACTAAAGACGTCGGCATCACCACCGGAGTACATTGCTCCTAGACTCGCATGTGATTCCAAGAAGCATGCAGTTATTAATTTGTTCTCTAGGGTAGTTATACTTGCATCTGCCGTGGGTGGGATAATTCTTCTCATCACTTCTAAACAAACGAAGCTTATTACAATTGCACCTGGGCTGGCAATATCCAAGGTTGCAAAATTCAGTCACTCCGATGCTCACAG ATACCTTCTGGCAGCTCTATGTACGGCTGCTTTATACAGCATCATCACTGGTTTAATATCAGTTTTGGCGCTCATGAAGCCAGGAGGAATCTCATCAAGGCTAAAATTTCAATTTGTGATACTCGATTCG CTGCTATTAGGTATCATGGCTGCAGCAACAGGGGCATCAGGAGGTGTATCATACATAGGATACAAAGGAAACTCTCATAGCAGGTGGAACAAGATATGTAATATGTACAATTCTTACTGCATGCATGTTGGAACCTCTATTTTTTTATCATTCATATCCTCCATAACATTTCTACTGTTGGTCTGGATCAACGTTTATGCACTTTCGAAGAAGATCGCCAGGCGATAG